In Colletotrichum destructivum chromosome 8, complete sequence, the following proteins share a genomic window:
- a CDS encoding Putative short-chain dehydrogenase/reductase SDR, NAD(P)-binding domain superfamily: MTPHTYNSPRPPPASATPSSPIPTPPIATFAVDLADLDNLTANLTTILDAATDGGASKLDHIIYTADTASPLPPLSETAPRHITSAHSLRARAPLLLASVLETAPGKYILSSPDASVSFTNGSSSHRPLPGWAVADAAAAVTEGLVRGLACALASLRVNLVSSGPVTTELFRTLPEETAELFRAKCLTGRLGRPEDVVEAYLYLMKDGFITESTIFTEGGRILSS; this comes from the exons ATGACCCCTCACACTTACAA ctcgcctcggccgccgcccgcctccgcgactccctcctcgcccatcCCCACGCCCCCCATCGCCACCTTCGctgtcgacctcgccgacctcgacaacctcaCCGCCAACCTCACGACCATCCTGGACGCGGCcacggacggcggcgcctccaAGCTGGACCACATCATATACACTGCCGACACCGCGTCCCCGCTCCCGCCCTTGTCAGAGACGGCGCCGCGTCACATCACATCCGCCCACTCCctccgcgcccgcgcccccctcctcctcgcttCCGTCTTGGAAACCGCGCCGGGGAAGTACATACTCTCTTCACCGGACGCCTCCGTGAGCTTCACTAACGGCTCGAGCTCCCACCGCCCGTTGCCCGGctgggccgtcgccgacgcggccgccgccgtgaccGAGGGTCTCGTGCGGGGGCTGGCGTGCGCCCTCGCGTCGCTGCGCGTGAACCTCGTCTCGTCGGGACCCGTGACGACGGAGCTGTTCCGCACGCTGCCCGAAGAGACGGCCGAGCTATTCCGGGCGAAGTGCCTGACGGGCCGGCTGGGGAGGCCTGAAGACGTGGTGGAGGCGTACTTGTATCTGATGAAGGACGGGTTCATTACTGAATCAACCATCTTTACCGAGGGTGGGCGGATACTGTCATCGTGA
- a CDS encoding Putative peptidase S10, serine carboxypeptidase, serine carboxypeptidase, serine active: MTPNMSISLWLLALLPISVLAGWRVDGHNPVKQLAEERRGPIRRNIHRRQSTGEYQHLNDKTEKYLVNGTSIPLVDWDLGESYAGLMPISKDSNETRQLFFWYFPSSNKQASDEVTIWLNGGPGCSSFIGLVQENGPFTWFPSAYRPVYNIYSWSQLSNILYIDQPAGTGFSVGSPNATTEEEIAQQFLGFYHNWMETFGTKGRKTHLTGESYAGHYIPYIGDAMIKSNQSADYNLSGALMFSPYIRSVPGDFQQHAVTLPFVDEYNNVMGLYPGVADYYDRIKAADEDCGYAKMREKHFTFPPSGLFPSGNESDACRISHIVYEGLAQISPCANIYHISQGCPNPSDPLLWANAGDNASVPLSFDKKTWHGYLNIPEMREALHIPVGQKDWQECTDENPFGPGGDQSADPFASGALTRVIEHTNNFIIASGNLDYRVPTNGTLMVLQNMTWNGDQGFDEFPSKAFFLPTAYSDLSSQSAAGKIGDWVEQRGLTFARVFTAGHELPRYAQGGGYRLLERLLNRVPDLTNNAMFSALPGDFSGANTTQNSTSS; this comes from the exons ATGACGCCCAACATGTCAATCAGTTTGTGGCTTCTTGCTCTATTGCCAATCTCTGTTCTGGCCGGTTGGCGAGTCGATGGCCACAACCCAGTCAAGCAACTTGCGGAAGAGAGACGCGGCCCAATCCGGCGTAACATACATCGACGCCAAAGCACTGGCGAATATCAACACCTGAACGACAAGACTGAGA AGTATCTCGTGAACGGGACGTCCATCCCGCTCGTGGACTGGGACCTTGGGGAATCGTATGCTGGTTTAATGCCCATATCGAAGGACTCCAACGAGACACGCCAGCTGTTCTTTTGGTACTTCCCTAGTTCCAACAAGCAGGCGTCTGACGAAGTTACCATCTG GCTGAACGGAGGCCCGGGGTGCAGTTCCTTCATCGGCCTTGTTCAGGAGAATGGCCCATTTACTTGGTTCCCGTCCGCCTACCGTCCTGTCTACAACATCTATAGCTGGTCGCAGCTATCCAACATTCTTTACATTGACCAGCCTGCTGGCACCGGCTTCTCAGTCGGCTCCCCGAACGCCACGACGGAAGAGGAGATCGCCCAGCAGTTCCTGGGCTTCTACCACAACTGGATGGAGACCTTTGGAACCAAGGGGCGCAAGACTCACCTCACCGGCGAGAGCTACGCAGGCCACTACATCCCCTACATCGGCGACGCCATGATCAAGTCCAACCAGTCGGCCGACTACAACCTCTCCGGCGCCCTAATGTTCAGCCCGTACATCAGGTCAGTGCCAGGAGATTTCCAGCAGCATGCAGTGACGCTACCTTTTGTGGACGAGTATAACAACGTCATGGGGCTCTATCCCGGCGTCGCAGACTATTATGACCgcatcaaggccgccgacgaggactgCGGCTACGCCAAGATGCGCGAGAAGCATTTCACGTTCCCCCCCTCAGGACTGTTCCCGTCCGGCAACGAAAGCGACGCCTGCCGCATATCTCACATCGTATACGAAGGCCTCGCGCAAATCAGCCCCTGCGCCAACATCTACCACATCTCTCAGGGCTGCCCCAACCCCTCGGACCCGCTCCTTTgggccaacgccggcgacaACGCCAGCGTCCCCCTCAGCTTCGACAAGAAGACCTGGCACGGATACCTCAACATTCCCGAGATGCGCGAGGCCCTTCACATTCCCGTCGGCCAAAAGGACTGGCAGGAGTGCACCGACGAGAATCCTTTCGGGCCTGGTGGCGACCAGAGCGCAGACCCATTCGCGTCAGGCGCCCTCACGCGCGTCATCGAGCACACGAACaacttcatcatcgccagcGGCAACCTTGACTACCGCGTGCCGACCAACGGCACGCTGATGGTGCTGCAGAACATGACCTGGAACGGGGACCAGGGCTTCGACGAGTTCCCGTCCaaggccttcttcctccccacGGCGTACAGTGACCTGTCATCTCAGAGCGCTGCAGGGAAGATCGGAGACTGGGTCGAGCAGCGGGGGTTGACTTTCGCTCGTGTCTTCACCGCCGGACACG AGCTTCCGCGATATGCCCAGGGAGGAGGATATCGTCTGTTAGAACGCCTTCTCAACCGAGTCCCTGACTTGACCAACAACGCCATGTTCTCTGCCCTTCCGGGTGACTTTTCGGGTGCCAATACAACCCAAAACTCTACATCCAGTTAA
- a CDS encoding Putative mycotoxin biosynthesis protein UstYa yields MSSWLYKPQQYAQINSGDEAGEETQTRESRLGRYWRCSKIHLFYAILLIAVAAVSRHTSPGSAQQEYYGDEPVKTELRLSTVPRTFELDLDYAMPPSVKVDEAWASIFPKEGGFFQHPKLAPQKSCMAVFHQLHCLDMIRQALYEARPDFTNQAYNASRPADPRPEHDAAHDHNHSHDMYHIGHCFDLVRQSIMCKPDLTIEVGDPAVSGVTGFGTEHQCVNWQQLMDWMRDNERSSFY; encoded by the exons ATGTCGTCATGGCTTTACAAACCGCAACAGTACGCTCAAATCAACAGCGGGGAtgaggctggcgaggagACACAGACAAGAGAGTCGCGGCTGGGAAGATACTGGCGGTGTAGCAAGATTCATTTATTCTACGCGATCCTCCTCATCGCGGTAGCTGCCGTCAGCAGACACACTTCTCCGGGCAGCGCGCAACAAGAATATTATGGAGATGAGCCGGTCAAGACAGAACTTCGCT TATCAACTGTACCCAGAACCTTTGAGCTGGACCTGGACTATGCCATGCCCCCTTCTGTTAAGGTCGATGAAGCGTGGGCGTCTATCTTTCCCAAAGAAGGCGGCTTCTTTCAACATCCAAAGCTGGCTCCCCAGAAGAGCTGCATGGCTGTTTTCCACCAACTCCACTGCCTCGACATGATCCGACAGGCCCTATACGAGGCACGACCCGACTTCACAAACCAAGCTTACAACGCCTCTCGTCCGGCAGACCCTCGCCCGGAGCATGATGCGGCACATGACCATAACCACTCCCACGACATGTATCACATCGGCCACTGCTTTGATCTCGTTCGTCAGTCGATCATGTGCAAACCCGACCTGACGATCGAAGTAGGGGATCCTGCGGTCAGCGGCGTGACGGGGTTTGGCACGGAGCACCAGTGCGTCAATTGGCAACAGTTGATGGACTGGATGAGGGATAATGAACGAAGTTCGTTCTATTGA
- a CDS encoding Putative GNAT domain, acyl-CoA N-acyltransferase yields the protein MTSSQFARPAYEIKSPRLIVRTATDSDANAFHSLMTNPENFPFGEPETNLTIEGLRTRIGRFAEFTAKGKNAFMVVTLRETGQLIGYGGYNTFESVDPVEFLSETTLSPGNKCMTDFGIIIDHGHWRRGYGLELVSVLVEYAFVELGCELFRAETGDNNEPWRALMRAAGLADIEGRNQASYDANQEVWVWKFDIGHWKRAKEKMQAEGKWLL from the coding sequence ATGACGTCTTCCCAGTTCGCCCGCCCGGCGTATGAGATCAAGTCCCCAAGGCTCATCGTTCGGACCGCAACGGATTCGGACGCGAACGCTTTCCACAGCCTCATGACAAACCCCGAGAATTTTCCTTTCGGGGAACCCGAAACCAATCTCACGATCGAAGGACTCCGTACCCGCATCGGCAGATTCGCCGAGTTCACTGCCAAAGGAAAGAACGCTTTCATGGTCGTCACCCTCCGAGAGACGGGCCAGCTCATCGGATACGGAGGTTACAACACATTCGAGTCCGTAGACCCCGTCGAGTTCCTCTCGGAGACGACTCTCTCGCCGGGCAACAAGTGCATGACAGACTttggcatcatcatcgaccacGGTCACTGGCGGAGAGGCTACGGTTTGGAGCTGGTCAGCGTGTTGGTAGAGTACGCTTTTGTCGAGCTTGGCTGCGAGCTTTTCCGGGCCGAAACAGGCGACAACAATGAACCGTGGCGAGCGCTCATGCGGGCGGCGGGCCTGGCCGATATCGAGGGGAGAAACCAAGCAAGTTACGATGCCAATCAAGAAGTCTGGGTATGGAAGTTCGACATAGGACACTGGAAGCGAGCGAAAGAGAAGATGCAGGCCGAGGGCAAATGGCTTCTTTGA